A region of the Candidatus Acetothermia bacterium genome:
GGACCTCGACCGCGGGGTGGCCGAGGCCGAGCCGTCTCCCGACGAGCTCACCACCAAGGCCCTCGCCGTGGAGGAGGCGCGGATCCTCGCCCCCATTGCGCTCGCGCGGGATGTGGCGTTCGGCCGGATCCACGTCCGGGAGACGATCTCCGCGTACAAGGTGCTCGACCGGGGCCGGGTGGTGGACGTGCGGCCGCTCGATCTTTCGCCGGTGGAGTTCGAATCGGAGGGGGTATGGCTGATCCTTGACTCCGCCGCCGTCCCTGCTGCGGCCCTCCCTGGCGGGCTGCACGGGGCGGAGCACGCCCTGGTGGCGCTGGTCCCGCTTCTCGCCCGGTGCGAGCCCGGGGACGTGGGCGGGGTCGCCTCACCGCTCCACCCGGACACCGGGCGGCCCACGGTGCTCGTCTACGACGCGTTCCCCGGGGGGATCGGGATCGCCTCCATCCTGTACGCGCGGGCCCAGGAGTGGATCGGGCGCACCGCCGCCCACCTCACCGCCTGTCCGTGCCGGGACGGCTGCCCGCGGTGTGTGCTCTCCCCGCGGTGCGGGACCGGGAACCAGCCCATGGATAAGGCCGCCGCCCTCCATCTCCTGGGCCATTGGTTGCGGAAAGGGCATGGCACTCTGGGTTAGGCGCGGCCGGAGCCGGTGGGAAGAGGTGCGTTCCCTCGCGCCCTATCTCCCGCCCCAATACCTGCACATTGCCCCGGGCCGTCCCTCCGGCCCGGGGTGGCGCCTGTCGTGGACCGTGGGGCCGGAGTACGGAGCCGACGCGTTCCCCGAGCTCCTCGACGCGCTGCTTGCGGTGTCCCGGACCCTCCCCGGCGAACCGGGGTTGGCCCGGGAGGAGCCCACCGGCGAGCTCGTCCCCACCGAGGCCATCGCCCCGTTCCACCCTGCCGCGTTGTGGGGCTTGGGTGCGTCCTGTGCCGCGTGCTGCGCGACCCGGCCCGCTGGCTCCTCACCCTTCACGTGGCCCGCCCCGGCCCGGGGAAGATCGTGGCCGCGGCCGTGGAACGGTACATGGGGGGGTGGTGGCCGGTGCTCCACGCGCTACGACGGGCCTGCTCGGGGGGAGAGGGTGGGGAGGGGCCGATGGCCCCCCGTGGGCAGTGGGGCTCCCGCTAGTCGCAGTTCCCGAAACAGATGTTGACCTTGATTTGCCACCGCCCGTCCGGGCCGAGGTACCAGCAAATGCCGGTCCCGCTCGGACAGCCGCCGATGAAGAAGTGCCAGGTCCCACCCGGATCACAGAACCAGCTGGCCCCGGGCGGGGCGGGCGTGACCCCGAAGCACGGGGGACACGGCCCGATCCCGAAGCACGGCGGGCACGGCCAGAACTCATAGCCCGGGCTGGGCAGGATCTGAACGGTCGTCCAAGCGGTAACGCAACACCCACAGCCCGGCTCGGGCACGAGCCCCAGGACCCGGGCCCGGCCAGCATCGACGTCCGGGCCGAGGAGGGGATAGGGCTCGGCGGACGTGCCGGGCGAGAAAGCAAGCGGGTTGGTACAGGCCACGATCTGCAACGTCTCCATCCCACCAGGCGGGGTAACCTCAAGCTGGTAGGTCGGCCGGTCCGGCAGGGTGTGGATCCCAGCGGGCACGTACGGATTCGGCGACCAGAAGTTGGGGAAGAGCTGGCGCACCCGCCCCGACGGCTCGATGTCGAAGATGTACACGTAGGCCGGCTGGGACACGTAGAAGAAGATCCTTGCCTCCTCACCGATGGTGTACTGCGGCCGCTCAGTCCAGATGGACACGGAAAAGCCCGGGATGGGCGCCGGCACGATCCCCAGCGGGGATACGCCGGACTGAGCCATCCCCAGGACCGCACCGAGGACGAGCGATACCAGGACGAGCCATTTACGCATCGGTTATCACCTCCACCGGATATACACCGCGGCCGGGGCCCGGGTTCACCTCGGTTCGGCTGGCAAGCCCATTGGG
Encoded here:
- a CDS encoding DUF4384 domain-containing protein; translation: MRKWLVLVSLVLGAVLGMAQSGVSPLGIVPAPIPGFSVSIWTERPQYTIGEEARIFFYVSQPAYVYIFDIEPSGRVRQLFPNFWSPNPYVPAGIHTLPDRPTYQLEVTPPGGMETLQIVACTNPLAFSPGTSAEPYPLLGPDVDAGRARVLGLVPEPGCGCCVTAWTTVQILPSPGYEFWPCPPCFGIGPCPPCFGVTPAPPGASWFCDPGGTWHFFIGGCPSGTGICWYLGPDGRWQIKVNICFGNCD